CTTGTCCAAGTATGAGCGTGCTATATCAGCTTGCTCGTGCCACCCTTTTGCGAACTTGAAAGCCGCTGGACTTCTCCCCGTGTAGCCAATTGTTAGGGTGTGAGGAGTTAACGGTTGTTGTCCCGTAGCTAGCTCGAACGGACTCTTGTTGGTCGCCTCACTCCTTTGTAGGTTGTATGAGAACTGGGCTACATCTAGCAACTTAGCCCAATCTTTCTGGTTGGCACTCACGACGTGCCTTAGGTAGAGCTCCAATAAAGCGTTTACCCTCTCAGTCTGTCCATCTGTCTGTGGGTGAAAGCTTGTGGAGAAGTGAAGCTCCGAACCCATAAGCTTGAAGAGTTCCGTCCAAAACTTCCCAGTGAAGCGCGGGTCGCGATCACTGATGATGAACTTAGGCAACCCCCAATACTTGACTACGTGCTTTAGGAATAGCCTTGCCGTCTCTTCCGCCGTGCAGTCAGTCGGGGCTGCTATGAAGGTTGCATACTTAGAGAACCTGTCCACCACCACTATGACAGACCCATTGTCCTCTGACTTGGGTAGCCCgatgatgaagtccatggtgACGCTGTCCCATGGGCGTTCTGCTATAGGTAGTGGCTCTAACAGGCCTCTAGGTTGTCGCTGCTCCACCTTGTCTTGTTGGCACACAAGACAAGTCCTCACATAGGCCTCAACCTCGTCCCGTATCTGAGGCCAATAATACGCCGACTCAAGTAGTGCCCTAGTGCGTCGTTGCCCAGGGTGCCCAGCCCACTTGGTGTCATGGCACTCCTTAATCAGGTTCCTCCTTATGTTCCCCCACTTAGGCACGTAGAGTCGTCTCCCTTTGGTATAGAGTAGGCCGTCCTCCACCCAAAATCGCTTAGTCTTTCCTTCATGAGCCAGGGCGATAAGGCTTTTAGCCACTGGATCATGTTGCAGTCCCTCCCTTAGAAGATCCACTATATCTCCTTGGGGCTGACTCGTCATGGACGCTAGTTCGGCTTTGCGACTTAGGGCGTCGGCCACATGGTTAGCACTTCCTGGCTTATACTCCAGCGTATAGTCGAACTCGGCCAGGAAGTCTTGCCACCTAGCTTGTTTAGGACTCAGCTTCTTCTGTGTCTGGAAGTAGCTAGTGGCCACATTGTCGGTCTTCACTATGAAGTGAGACCCTAGCAGATAGTGCTTCCAGGTGCGCAAGCAGTGGACGATAGCGGTCATCTCCTTTTCTTGCACCGTGTAACGCCTCTCCGCGTCGTTTAGCTTGCGACTCTCAAATGCGATTGGGTGCCTCTCTTGCATAAGGACTCCCCCAATAGCGAAGTCTGAGGCATCTGTGTGTACCTCAAAGACCTTGGTGTGGTCGGGTAGTGCCAACACTGGCTCCTCAGTCACAGCCTTCCTCAAGTCCTCAAAGGCTTGTTGGCACCTTCCATCCCATTCCCATGCCTTATTCTTCTTGAGAAGATCAGTGAGTGGGGCAGCCCTTGCCGAATAACCCTTTATGAACCGCCGGTAATAATTAACTAGACCAAGGAAAGATCTAAGTTGAGGTACCTTGGTTGGTGGATCCCATTCTTGGATGGCCTTCACCTTGCTATTATCCATCATCAGCTTGCCATCTCTGATACGATGCCCAAGGAAGCTCACTTCCTCCTTAGCAAACGAACATTTCTCCCTCTTTACGTATAGCTCGTTCTGCCTCAAGATCTTAAGGACCTTCCTCAAGTGCTCTTTGTGCTCCTTTAGAGTGTTACTATAGATGACTATGTCATCCAAGTACACCACCACGAACTTGTCCAAGTATGGGTGGAAGATCTTGTTCATGAGGGTGCAGAACGTTGCTGGGGCATTGGTGAGTCCAAAAGGCATCACTAAGAACTCATATGAGCCATACCTGGTCACACACGTAGTCTTCGGCTCATCTCCCTCCGCAATCCTGACTTGGTAATAGCCCGACCTTAAGTCCAGCTTCGTGAAGTACCTGGCCCTTCCAAGTTGATCGAACAAGTCAGCAATGAGCGGGATGGGATACTTGTTCTTCACCGTCACCTTATTGAGTGCCCGGTAATCTATGCACATTCGTAGGGACCCATCATGCTTCTTTTGAAATAGAACCGGCGCGCCATAGGGAGCCTTGGATGGTTGGATGAACCCCGCATCTAGCAACTCCTTGAGTTGTCTCCTTAGCTCCTCCAACTCAGGTGGTGCCATCCTATATGGCCCCATAGCAGGGGGCTTGGCTCCTGGCTCCAACTCAATCTTGTGATCTTCCTCTCTCCTAGGAGGAAGTCTCTTAGGCAACTCGGGCGGCATCACGTCCTTGAACTCATCAAGGACCCCCTCGATTTCCTTAGGAATGGGTTCTCCTGACCCATCATCCTTTTCTTCCTTTAAGGTGGCGAGGTAGGTCACCTCTTCCCTCTTTAACCCCTTCTTTACTTGCATAGCAGATAGCATAGGGGTCTTGAGCGTACCTTCAGTGACCGTAGGGACCATGCACGGCTTCTCCTCCTCTAGGATAGCCATTGAGCGTAGGAAAGGTAGTGGCACAGCCTTGACCTTCTGTAGGAAATCCATTCCTAGTACCATCTTGAAGTCGTCCATGGGTGCCACTGTGAAGTCGACCCTTCCTTCCCACGGGCCAATGTGCATAATCACCCCGCGAGCTACTCCCTGTGATGGCTTGGCAGCTGAATTGACTGCCTTGAGCCATCCTCCTTCTTTGGATGCTTGGAGCTCCAACCTTCTTGCCTCATCCTCCGAGACAAAGTTGTGAGTGGCACCTGTGTCCACCAGGGCCTTGGTGGCCTTACCATTCACAAGGGCCTCCACGTACATCAGCCCTTTGCTTTGAGGCGTCTTAGGCATCGGCTTGGCCTTAAGGGCATTTAAGAGCTGCAACGATCCCATCTTAGCATCGTCTTCCTGCTCCTTCTCCTcgatcatagcatttaaagccttcctCTTAGGGCAGTCCCGTGCCCAATGCGGACCATCGCACAAGAAGCAATTGGTCCTGGGCTTGAACTCCTTCCGCTTGTCCTTGCCTTTGCCATCCTTGCCACTAGGGCCTTTGCTTGATTCTTCCTTAGAAGTGTGGCCTTGCGACCTCTTGTCTCCCCCACCTTTAGCCTGGTTACCCTTGGATGGTGGCTTGGGCTTGGAAGAGTCTCCTCTCCTATAATCCACCAAGGACTCAGCTACTGCCATAGCCGTGGCTAAGTCTTGGACACCACGTCTCCTCAACTCTTGCTCGGCCCAACTTTGCAGGTTGTCCATGAAGTTAAACAGTAGCTCCTCCTCAGCCATGTTAGGTATCTCAAGCATGAGAGTAGAGAATTCTTTAACATACTCACGGATTGAGCCCGTGTGCTTGAGACGCTTCAAACTCTTCCTTGCTAGGTAAGCCACGTCTTCGGGATAGAATTGCCTCTTGATTTCTCTCTTGAAGGCATCCCATGTGTCTATGGTGCACGTCCCTCTTTCTATGTCGGCAAACcgtcgacgccaccatagagtagcattaTCAGTGAGGTAGAGGGTTGCGGTGCGTACCTTAGTGGCTTCATCCACCAATGCAATGGCCTCAAAGTAACGTTCCATGTGCCACAAGAAGTTATCCAGCTCCTTGGCATCCCTCTTGCCACTGAACATGTGTGGCTTgggcacctccacccttggtGCCTCATGAGTGGCCATAACTCGTGCTGACACCGCCGACTTATAGATGGCCAGCTCTTGTCGGATCTCTTGGTCTCGGGCATCCATGCGTGCAGCCaaggcctccatccttgactccacactagcgaacatggtcatgaccttgtcttggaaggacatgaactcctcgtgtgacaccggctgaacttgtgagcctagcacaccctcgcgaaggtcttggatctgttcccttagatcctctaatcccttctccatgccttgctcaatcaagtccaccccttcccgggtgtccgccatggctagctccaccttggctagccttgcctccatgttggctaagGCGTCACGAGACTTATCCTTCCTGCCTCTGCCCCGTGTAGTATGCTCCATCTCCCGTCCACGGGTTTGctcgctagtctcctccacgttagagcccgacatgcttcctttggtatgcccacctcgtaaccgcgctctgataccacttgtcacggacttagtcgttcactaagctcgtgcggcacttagacaagccaagacgcttgatcttgctaagtcagccttgctccctaTACTTAGCTCAcccggctaagacactcgcgactcaaaagcttaagaagcttggtaggcaactccttaaagaatggaagctttctattactcaaagaagcctttacaagtgcttggatgctcacttgcttggtgccttggccaaatgaggccctcacctatttataggcaccaatggaactctctggaaccttggagggttccttacatctcaagactattctagaatgtcctacatcattctagttacaagcctatatacaagtatatacaaGAGTCTTCTAGACTTCTCTAGAAAGCCCCGGGCTCCTCTtgtgccttccaccatagtgtagaattGTGTGGACTCCTCCAgacttctctagaaccttccacactcttcccattctaggagtctccagaagcttcctggccctatataaggccatggggaggctcatttgggTCAGCTTGTGACACTATGCCTCGATCACGCACTGCATCATAAAACAATCAGCACGGAGTACGGAGTAGGATCTATAGGCATTGACTTTGTTGTCTTTGTCGTTATTGGTTGACTTGCTTATCGGATGCGAAACTTGGGTGAATTCCTGCCTGAGTGTCTTTTGCTAATTCAGTGCGTGGATCGACCACCTAGCCTTGCCTAGCGCACCATTTGTTGTCAACTCTTAAGTCCGACTCCACCAATAATTAGGTTGCATACTATCCATTCCAAACATCTTTATTAAATCCTAATTTATAGAAGCTATTATTAGTTATTACACACACAAGAAGatgtttttaaacttttcaaaaccaaatccAGACCGTGCCTATAACAATCCTACTCCTAACTTCTGTTGCATCGTTCTCATAGAAGTAAACAGTGATGAATAACCCAAACATGATTGAGTTAGGAAGTGATGCCTCAAATGAATATATCCCAATTTTTCTCTAGATGTGATTACCATCACAGGCTTCAATCACAAGACAACAAACCAAGGAACTTGTTCAGAAATTAGACATATTCTGAATTGAGATGGAAAGATGGAAATAAAGGAGGCTGCATAAGATCAAAGCAATGATTTTATGCAGGTTCCATTTTCATCCACAAAGACCCCCACCACCCTTCAAGTTGCAAATTTTGCGATTAATCAAGACAAGGGTTCTACAAATTCTGAATCTGAATTTAATTACTTTCAGATAAATATTCCAATGCTAAGAAGGGATTTAGCTACACAAACATGGGCACCAGAAAGGCACTTAAGCCTTCAAGGAAATACTGTCTTTTCATATTACATCTCAGCAATACAGATGTCCAAATATAGTGGACTAACTTTTGGCATGAACTTCATGTTTTTATACTAAGTACATGAACTTCATGAAAGCCAAAACAATAGAATCAAGGTTCAGAGTAGATAACAAATTCTTGGAACTGCAAGCTAAGCAATAACAGTAACAATCTACAGAACATTACCGTACAAATCTCAACATGCATTGCTGATCACTTTCTCAAATGCCTCATCATCTCTACCACTCTCCCCATTCAACAACTGGGATTGCGGTGCTTCCTCTTTCTTGTCTTCAATAATGTCTTCAGGGCTCAAAAAGCTTGGCTGATTGGTAGAAGACAGAAGCCTAGCCCACATTCTATCTGTTATCACAACTTTGTTCTGTCTTTCAATAATTCGCTGCAGACCAACCATCCAACAAGTAAAGCAGTTAGAGGTGGTAGTTTCCCTATTACTAGAATGTTGTACTATCTTATATAGCATTTCTTTTATTCTCCTGTTTGAAGGAAGGCAGGGGGATACATTTAAAAGGAATCAGAACTTTGAACTTTCTTCTGCCTAATGCTAACTTTGAAAAGTCATTAACAGTCCTACCCACCTTGATCCTTGTCCAACAAAAACAACCTTTATGTCAAGTTGTACACAGTTGCAGAAAAGGACACCACTAGTAATTGTCAAATAAAAACACCCAATTCTCTATTTGCTTTTTGATAAAGCAAATCTCACATAACATTGtattcaaagattttttttggtTACATATGAAcacaatttaagaataaaatacgAGAGATCATGTGTGTGTCCCTGTAGGCATGTGTGTGACAGAGTGTGCGAAAAGGGTCCAAAGAAGAGGGAGTTTTTTTTGGTTACATATGAACACAATTCAAGAATAAAATACGAGAGATCATGTGTGTGTCCCTAGGCATGTGTGTGACAGAGTGTGCGAAAAGGGTCCAAAGAAGAGGGAGTGGcaggattaattttttttgttttttattaagttagatatttattagaaaaggtgaacaaatgtcaacaattccctttttcttttaccATGCTCATccaaatcaataaattattttttagttattcaacaaaaccaataaatttttttaatgaaaatgctAACTCACATAGAAAGGTATATAAGAATGTCTGCCATTGACAGGCCCAACTGTAAACCCTGTGTACCCTGCCATTGCTCCATGAACAGCACTTTGAGCAAGAAGTGTGCAATAGACATTGTCAGATGCATTGCTTGGAACAGCACGGATCATATACGTAGGATCTGATAGACAAAAAGTGCAGCACTTGGTTAGACCAGCCATTGCCCAGCTTCTATATATTAGAAAGATAGTGTATACAAACCTATATATTTGAGAGTTATGCCCATCCTTTTACTTGTTGAGAAATGATCCTGcaaacaaagaaattaaactGATGAATTTATCTAAATCCCATGAGTTTCAAGTCTTGTGATTGTAGCATAAAAATTTCACTTATCAACTTGCTCCAataacaaggaaaagaaaaaaaagaaccatAACTTTTTGCAATATATGGCTTGTAAAGGAAGCAGTAATCTTCCCATCCTAGTTCCCCAACAAACAGTGTAGTCTTTCATGGACTACCTTACTGCTCCATGGAAGGAATTTCTTTTCAAGTCAGAAGCTTTCAGTAAGATATTGAATAAAAAGCCAAAATGACAACaaacatatattaaattatGTGGAAAATTGTTAAGTTCAATTACATTTTCAAAAGCTCAAGATAAGTAAGCTTGAAAATGCATGTGCACAAAAGCAGACAGATAAATGTAATGCGCCAACAAACCAATCATATAAATGTagatgattttatatatatagtacaACTTTGGTCAGAATCCCTACCCTGATTTTCTGCGATATCCACAGCCCAACATCTTGGAGAAGCTTGTTTCCTGAAGCATCCTGCTTGTCTGCATAGCGCATGCTCTCAGAAAGAAGTTCCTGACCAGCACCTTCAGCCATTACAATAACCATGtgcccattttctttgagtcgCTTTTCTATGTATTCAAAAAGTCCACCTGGCCCTTCAAGATAAAAGGGTGATTCTGGAATCAAGCAACAGTCCACATCTCGGCTGGCCAGGGTAGCATGCATTGCAATAAACCCTGCACCACAAATCCAATTTAGATTGTAGAGAGAGCAATGCAAACTTAGAACAGAAACATAAATAGGAGAAAGAAAATGGACAGCTCTGTCAGTGACAAGACAATCAAGTCCAAAAGAAAAACCATAATGATTGGTTGTAAGGAATTAACTGGATTAACCATATATAAATTGGTAAGAGCTATCAACTTTTAGATATTTACTTCTTACTTGTTCTTATAGAGGTGGGAATTCTTAGCATGACTTGTGAAAACAACTCAAAAAATGGCATGAAGTAGGTTTTgctttgatcatatttttattgcAAACATGTCAAGCCACTAAACCTATTTATTGAACAGCATATGTTTGTGTTAGGGGTTCCACCCATTCAACCTATTTAAGATTATGGCACACATCACATAAGCACTGCTTAATTCATATAGTTGTGCAATTGTTAGTAtaatttacatttattttattatattcttttaataaatcatttgtcAAAACAAGTTAGATTacaattttatgtaaatttaaatcattaaacaGGTTAAAAGATTTATTGTTGTATTAAAGGGATCATTATCATGTTGGGTGTAATGTCAACCTAAACATGACTCAAACCAACTCGAGACTTGTTTATTGAAAGGGTTACATAGGTGGTCATATCATGCCAGGATCCTATCCATGtcaaaaaaatttgatacaaCATTAAGTGAGTTGTATCCTGGTTGAGTAATTTCCTAAGACAGCACAACATAATTGTCGCTCCTAATTTTCTTAGATACAGCCTCTTGGATGCCTGAGAGTGTTTCTATGCacaaatgaaaaactaaaagaaaaattacttGACAGTGCTCATAATAGATAACATTAATTatactaaaaatgatatatgtcACACTGATTGTTAATCATATAAAGAGTAAATCACATCATGACAGAACAACTGGCATAATCTATTTTGCCATCCGTAGAGCTTTAACTCTATAGCTATTTAGATTGTGTTCAAGCAATTTCTAGCATTTCCGAGAATATTAATTGGTGTAGTGAAAAAGAATTTGCTAAGTGACTCCAAGAAGTGGGGTGTTTAGCTGAATACTTGATCCTAACTCCTACGCAAGCTCCTCCATGCATTCTCAGAATAGAAGAGCTGTTGACATGAAGACTACCTTAAAAGAAGTGAGGCAGATGAACATATGGACAATAAAGACATGAAACTTACCGCTGTAGCGACCCATTAACTTGACAACACCAATACAATTCTCGATACTTTCAGATTCAACATGTGCTGCATTAATAGCACGTTGGGCCTCCTCAACAGCAGTGTCAAAGCCAAAGGACTTGTCAATAACCTGTACCAGCAATAGTCGGAGgtaaaaatcaactaaaaagaGAATTGgtcaataaaaaataggaaaaaaattgtttttgaatttatatCTATGCAATAAATCAGGTGTAATATCCAACCGGTCCTATAATCAGCAATTAAGGAAACAAAGAGATGTACCGGAATGTCATTATCAATTGTTTTGGGAATTCCAGCAACTGCAACTTTTAGACCACGCCTTTGAATTTCCTGCACAATTAACAATCAGTTCAATAGGGTTCAGCTACAGCATATCATTTTAGCCCAAAAATAGCTTAGGAAATGTCACAAACAGCAGGATTTCTGAGAACAGAGAAAAAGGAACTGGTAAATTTATATGCAGCATTTCTCAAACTATGACTTACGATATTCCagttttacaaataaaattaccTCAAAAATCACAGATGCCCCTTTTTGAGTTCCATCACCTCCAATTATGTAAACCTGAGATCAACAAAGCTATAAATCTAACGTCCATGCATTGAAGAGGTGTGCCCAGGTGTAGCAAATACACAAAACTCCGAAAGTGTGACTCAGATAACTTGGACAAGAAATAGTATTGTCTACAGACCTGATTGATTCCACGATCCTGAATACTGTCAACTATCTTTGAGGTATCATGGCCACCTCGTGATGTCCCAAGTATGGTTCCCCCACGTTTATGAATATCATTCACGACCTTTGGTGTTAAAGAAGTTGTATTTCGAGAATAGAAACCCCTGTATCCTCCCTACAGATCCATCAGTGTCATCAGGTTGTAGATACACCAAATTAAGCATTAGAAAATCAGTTGATCTATAATTATTTCTTGCTTGTATTAGCAGTTTCAGTATTGCATGGACACCTGAATTTCAGAACAAATCACCTTATGTAAAAGAAGAATTGAATGGACTGCaatagaaaaatggaaatgCTACATAAAGATACTGAGATGGAAATTGTAACAACTCACAGCTATCCCCAGGACTCTGTTTACACCATACATGTAGTTCAAGCCACATACTATTTCCCTAATCACTGTGTTGAGGCCAGGGCATAAACCACCACATGTCACAATACATGCATGAACTTCATCAGACTCAAAATACACCTGgaaaaaaacccaaaagaaTATGTTAAGAGAAAACCTATTGTCTTTTATCATTTCAAATTCCATGAATATAACAAACAAAGACTTACCTTTTGACGGGGTCCAGCACGTCGAAAATGTGTCCCTCTTGGACTACTCTTGTGAACAACAATCTACAAAAGAAGACAAAAGAGGGGGAAacataaaagtaaaaatgattttcattatCAATCATGTATAAAATGGTGCCCATATACCCTGCTATATCCAATCCATTGAGATGTGGGAACCAACTTAATTGGGTGAA
Above is a window of Vitis vinifera cultivar Pinot Noir 40024 chromosome 11, ASM3070453v1 DNA encoding:
- the LOC100243946 gene encoding ATP-dependent 6-phosphofructokinase 3: MDSIHCCSSVSAINSRSFDSSNSKSLTLNLRNGFASISNPKVGSSLAPMGTFGNAQPKIVTGDAGYVLEDVPHLADYIPDLPTYHNPLQDNPAYSVVKQYFVNDDDSVAQKIVVHKSSPRGTHFRRAGPRQKVYFESDEVHACIVTCGGLCPGLNTVIREIVCGLNYMYGVNRVLGIAGGYRGFYSRNTTSLTPKVVNDIHKRGGTILGTSRGGHDTSKIVDSIQDRGINQVYIIGGDGTQKGASVIFEEIQRRGLKVAVAGIPKTIDNDIPVIDKSFGFDTAVEEAQRAINAAHVESESIENCIGVVKLMGRYSGFIAMHATLASRDVDCCLIPESPFYLEGPGGLFEYIEKRLKENGHMVIVMAEGAGQELLSESMRYADKQDASGNKLLQDVGLWISQKIRDHFSTSKRMGITLKYIDPTYMIRAVPSNASDNVYCTLLAQSAVHGAMAGYTGFTVGPVNGRHSYIPFYRIIERQNKVVITDRMWARLLSSTNQPSFLSPEDIIEDKKEEAPQSQLLNGESGRDDEAFEKVISNAC